One stretch of Nicotiana tabacum cultivar K326 chromosome 18, ASM71507v2, whole genome shotgun sequence DNA includes these proteins:
- the LOC142172591 gene encoding uncharacterized protein LOC142172591 yields the protein MEGYFNRIWGKLGIDIVSQVQRDVFLVRFHTIESRTKVVEGGVQMFDRKPVIVKQWQPDIEMKKEIMDNIPVWIRLSGLNVKYCGKQALAKITGMVGNPLKADKVTTMKERMTYARVLVEVPINKVFPDTVIFENEHGHIVEQEMDFEWKPILCTKCKNYGHELKECRKYIREEINNKAQERKEVVQQGEEKTSKGEQTETSKEVDKETCIEEKFHQRVGKQVMVRQKQDNFYYRRGNARRGIVIREPQINTENSFAALGKQNNRNERIAKPSYPGGARRKLWDGVNQIRVKMDGPWAVMRDFNCVLNREERIGSKVTMAETRDFRQCIEVCGLKELRSSRAFFTWNNKQGGDSRVYIRIDRVLVNAK from the exons ATGGAAGGGTATTTTAATAGAATTTGGGGAAAGCTAGGTATTGATATAGTTTCACAAGTTCAAAGAGATGTGTTCCTGGTCAGATTCCATACAATTGAAAGCAGAACTAAAGTAGTAGAAGGAGGAGTCCAAATGTTTGATAGAAAGCCAGTAATAGTCAAACAATGGCAGCCAGATATAGAAATGAAGAAGGAGATAATGGATAATATACCAGTGTGGATTAGACTATCGGGACTGAATGTGAAGTACTGTGGAAAGCAGGCATTAGCAAAAATAACAGGGATGGTAGGGAATCCTTTGAAAGCAGACAAAGTCACTACTATGAAGGAGAGAATGACATATGCTAGAGTGTTAGTGGAAGTACCAATCAATAAGGTATTCCCAGACACTGTAATATTTGAAAATGAGCATGGACACATTGTTGAACAAGAGATGGATTTTGAATGGAAGCCAATATTATGTACTAAATGCAAAAATTATGGGCATGAGTTGAAGGAATGCAGGAAGTATATAAGGGAAGAGATAAATAATAAagcacaagaaaggaaggaagtagTACAGCAGGGGGAAGAGAAGACTAGCAAAGGTGAACAAACAGAAACCAGCAAAGAAGTAGACAAGGAAACATGCATAGAAGAGAAGTTCCACCAAAGGGTAGGGAAACAAGTGATGGTGAGACAAAAACAGGATAACTTCTACTACAGGAGAGGTAATGCAAGGAGAGGAATAGTGATCAGAGAACCACAAATTAATACTGAAAATTCATTTGCAGCTTTAGGTAAACAGAACAACAGAAATGAAAGAATAGCTAAACCTTCCTACCCTGGAGGAG CTAGGAGAAAACTATGGGATGGCGTCAATCAGATAAGGGTCAAAATGGATGGACCATGGGCTGTGATGAGAGACTTTAACTGTGTTCTTAATAGGGAGGAAAGAATTGGAAGCAAAGTAACTATGGCTGAAACAAGAGATTTTAGACAATGTATTGAAGTGTGTGGTCTGAAGGAGCTTAGATCCTCAAGAGCTTTCTTCACATGGAACAACAAACAAGGAGGAGATAGTCGAGTGTACATCAGGATTGATCGAGTGCTAGTTAATGCTAAATAG